In Bos javanicus breed banteng chromosome Y, ARS-OSU_banteng_1.0, whole genome shotgun sequence, the DNA window TGATCTGCCAGGGAAATGAGCAAGGTCAGCACAGGCCTGGCCAGACCATGAGCCCTCCCGTGCACGGCCAACAACTCCGACATAAGTCACCCGTTCTGGCCCAGTGGCCACGTGGGACCCCACCTCAGCAATCCAGTCAGATCCTGTGAAATTGTGGTCAAAGAACCAGTTGAAGAAGTTAACGCTGCTGTCGTGGTGCCTGCGCCTGTATGCCTTCTGTTCAAAGCCCTGGTGCCACTGAACTGGAGTGGAACGAGATGCGTGGTATCCTGCAGGAAAAGCAGTTTGGGAGAAAGACCTAAATCACTTTTCGATTCAACCTAGACTTTTCTGCCCCCAACCACCGGGCCACCGCCCGCCACCcctacccacccccgcccccacccaagaTCCAGGGAGCAGCTTCTCACCAGTGACCTTCATCAGGTACTCCTTGACAATCACTTCATTCTGGAAATACCTATTCCTCCGAAAGGACAATGTGATCTTGCAGTGACGAGTGGGATGCCTGAATTCCTCCACCTGCCAGGACAAAGTgtgcggggtggggtgggtgtgaaACCTCTTTACAGAAGAGCTGTCCTTTCCTGTGTTAGGGATAGACcatgccctctcccctccccagtcacCTCCCCTCCACAATCATCAGTGTCCCCTGCCTGACCTCCAAGTTGGTCATGAAGTGAAGCATGTCTGCATCTTGCTTGCTCATCAAAACTGACATTTGGGGGTGGTTCATAAACTGCTTTAGGTCAAGGAGCCTCTAGATGCTAGAGGTAAAAGTGCTGGAAGAACAAAGCTAGCCTAAAGACTAGAATGGCCCTCCCTGTTTGACTTCAACTTGCTACTGGTTAACTCGTCACATTTCGGTTCACGCGGGCTATATGAATGCCGCACAAGGTCCAAGGCTGTGCCCATGAATGCCCTACCACGAGGAGGTTCTCTTCCTAACCGGATAAGCTTCATCTCAGCCCCTTGAAAGTTAGCTTACTTCGGGAAAACAAGCACTCCTAGCTAGAACCCGTAGGACCGCTTacacttccccacccctcccccattccaGACAAGCCTCTCCGAAGAGACCCTGGTGCTAATGACAATTCTGATTGGGACCTCTCAAAGTATAGCCTAACTATCAATTTGGGCTAGCCAGAACAGCAAGGACATCACACCTACGATCAGGAACAGATATGCAGGACGGTAACCAATACCCACCATCCAGAAAAGTAAATACGGTACCAGAACTGCCAGATCTGTAAACTGTTCCTGCCATAGCCcggcttaaacaaacaaacaaacacaaaactcaCAAGCACCACACCAAGGGATACAACTTCGACCCAGAAGCCACGGATGCCCTGGATGATGGCGCTTCTGTGCTCTAGATGCACCTTCCGCCGCTGACTGGTCTTATGTTTCAGGCGAGCATGCGCCCTTTGGGCTTTCTTATTCACGGGCTCCAGCTCCAGCTGCAGGGCCGCCAGCGCCTCCAGTGCAGGCCGGTCACTCAGGGCTCCGGGCCTTGGATGGTCGTGGACATGCTCCTCCGAGGACACCTGCTCCTGCTCCTCGTAtgccaccacctccacctcctccatgaCGTCCAACACCAGCAGCTGGAACTCCTGCCCGAGTCCCgccacctctccctcctccacagcCGCACCTTCCTCCACTGCCTCCACCCAGAAGAGGGCGGCCTCCTCGCCTGGCGCACCACCTGCGGCCTGCATCGCCTCTGCCGCCCACACCGAGCTGGTaggccccagggcccctccctCATGAAGACCCGGGctcacaactaagatccaggatCCCGGAGTGCTGCCGCCTTCCTCTGGCCCCGTCTCACTCTCCATGGTATTCTCGCCGAAGCCCGGAGCTGCAAACAAGCTGGACGCCAGAGCACGGCAGACGGCCCTCACGGGCCGCCCGCCGGCCGCAGTCTACGTGGTCCTATTACCGACGGGTTACTGGGCAAGAGCCAGGGAACGGCGAAAGGGAGAGACGCATGCGCAGAACCCTGTGCCACCAGGCCCGCCTACTATGGCGACGGGAAGGGGCTGAACTCTCCACCCTGACCTCCTGACCTCATCCCAGAACCAATCAAATGGAGTCTAAAGCGGTTCCCTCCTGGGACACGCCCCTTGGAATCCTGGGCCCTCTGCCAGCCTGTGACAGGCGGCCAATGTCGGCCCAGCGCAAAGTGGGCGTGTCCTGGCAAGCCTTTTGCCTGCCTAGCAGTGCAGCCGCGCCCAAGCAGCGACTGGGAGAGCCAGGGCCACCTGAAGCTGCAACAGTCCTCAAGCTTGAAGTTGCCCCTGGGGCAGCGCGCCCGTGTGCTCAGGGACCCACTCAGGAAGACAGGGTTCCTGGGTACCTCAGGGACAGAGTTGCTCTCCTCCGATCCAAACCGCAAgccacggggtgggggtggggggagtaggaGGGAGGCGGGCAGGGTAGGGGGGCCTGGGGGAGGAGTGCGCGGTGGAGGGGGATGGGGAAGCGGGACGGGGGCCCGGGTGGGGGCGGGCTTACGCCGACCTCACCCATGTGCACCTGCTGCAGAGTCACGGCTAAACTTGTGCCTTAGGCTTGAGCAGTTGTCAGGAATGCAGCCCTCCTCTGAGGAAGAGGTAGAGCACTTTCCTCGGCTAGCTGTCCAAGCCCCACGATGCAGCCCCAAGCCCAACCAGCCTGGAGCCCCTGGCCTACGGTCTGTCAGCCCTCGGCCTTTCCCCCGGCCCGTGGCTTAGAGCAGGCGCCCACGTAGCTAAGGATGTGCGCCTGCAGATGCACTTGCCAGAGGCACAGAGCTGTTCCTGCAAGTGTTTCAAGTGGACCAAAGTGCTCCTCCTGACCATTAGTTACTCCTACGTCCGGGCCGCCTAGCTCAGGTGGGCACACTCAGGTTAAGTGCCTGGACAGTTTCCACTGCTCACGCTCTTTCTCCTAGGATGTCTGCTGTTTCACACTGAGCACCTACCTCCCTTAGTCCTGACACACGCACAGAcccaccacaccccaccccccacaaacacacacaaacacgtgaCACAAGTACACCCATGCGTGCAACACACAGAGCCACAAATGCCAACAGGTGTTTCAGAGACTGAAGAACCAGTGGATCGCATGAAATGCATAGATGTCTTTATTTCTAACGGGAAAATGTTCATTCTGATCTTCAGATGTGAAATATAGAGAAGTCCATCTTCCATGAGGGAGAATCATGCCTAGATTTGGATACAGGAAGTATAGAGAACTCCTTATTTCATGGTGGACAGTCCTTGATTTATACATGAGAAATACAAGGAGTTAAGTATTTCACGAAGAAACAGTGGTGCCCAgaatttcatttatgaaatagagATAATTCCAATTCCATATTGGTTTGCCAGACCTTAATTTCACACTTCATGTCAGTAAAATTTCATTGAGATCTTCATATCCGAAATGTATACAATTTCAGGATTCAAGAAGGCAATTGTAGGCTCaacttttcatctctaaaatatatagaATTCCCCACTCATGTAGGAAAACGTGTGCACAGATATACGTCTGGGAGACACAAAGTTCCACATATGATGAAGAAAATGATGCAAGTCGATTTTCATACATGAAATACCGATTTCCTATTTCAGGTAGAAACCTCTGCACCCATGTTCTCACATGTGAAAGAAGGACAATTGCATATTTTATGCAGAAAATTCATCTTTCTGGTTTTCATCTGCATGAATCAGGGAATGCAGAGCAAGTGCTCTGGAGCAATCCCGAAGAATAGCGTAGGCAGGGATGTGGGAGCGGCTCCAGGATGGCTGGGACCCCTGTGTACTTATGGCTTAttaatgttgatgcatggcagaagccATTATAATATTGTATCATAATTAACCCCcagttaaatttaataaaaagaaaaaagtactatgttttgagaaaagtgaaagaagaaagggactcgactgctctgtggtggcctaaatgggaaggaaatccaaaattgACGGGATACACGTACAGCTAAAACTTGATTCACgcacagcagaaaccaaagaaACACTGTAACGTGACTATGGCCCCAAAATAATGGTTGGAAGTACATCACATGTCAAGTATAATTCCggcagtgaaaaaataaatggtagCCCCGTTTGCAATACATGTTCTTGAGGAGAGTATGCTGAGTTAAATACTTGAGTTCGAGGAAGATGAAGGCTTTTACATCACACGACATTGTCACGTTGAAAGCCCTGCGTTTTAGAAAGAGAGTAGGATGTGGTCATCGGGCCAGTGGAAATGGCCCCCGATGGTCCACGTTACCATCTTTTAGTCACAGGTTGACTCAGCTCATCCAGGAAGACACTGTAAAAGAGGCAGGATGGAAAACGGAGCTGCAGGCCTCAGCCCAAGACCATTAGGGAAGTTCGCAAACCCAACACCACCAACAGAAAGCCTCTCAGCTGAATGCACTGAGAGAGATATCAAAGCCTTCCCACAGGGCCTTCCAGGCCCTTGGGCCTTGGGCTGGGTAATGAACTGTGGCGCTTGGACAAGCGTGAGGACAGGCTGTGTCTTGCAGAGTCCCGGAGCCCTTGCTGGAGCCACTCAGCGGCCTGGCCCAGGTTTCAAAGCAACGGCCACCGTGTCCCATGCCCACCTCCATGTCCGAATGGTTGTGGCAATGTCCATGGGTCACAGTCTACAGGACCGAGCTCCCCATTTGGGTAGACGGAGGAGGCTGAGGGTCAGCTGCGTGCTGGGTACCTGGCTCCCTCATGGCAGGTGGCCGGGCAGTGTGTGGGGGCCTTGGTAAGAGGAGGGCACAGAGAACTGAgacctgcctcttccagctgGGACTACCAGGCTATACGGGGACCCCTTCTCGCAACCAGGACCTTGGAGGGTGAAAGTCAATCTGGGGAATCTCCTTTCAGGGGATAGGGAATCATACTTGTTTCCCTTGAGGATTGCAGGACACAGTTAGCTGGCCACCAGCTCACCTCAAGAACACAAGATGTGACCGCAAGAAGTTTGCACCGGCTTATCACACCCCTCCCTCACGTTTCCTGTGTGTGGCCTTTGCTGAAAGCCTTGACGGAGTTTGCCATTTCTCTTTCCACTGGCTtaggcttttattcttttctaatacaagcatttaaaattataagcacGTCTAGATCTGCATCTCACGAATTCTGATACGCTGTGTTTTTATTCTCACTCGTTTAAAGTATTTTCTGCTCGCTCTTTGTTATCCTGTacgtttttaaaaagtttagtttAATTGGAGGTGAGTTACTTGAtattattgtggtggtttttgccatacgttcaCACGAATCAGCCgtgtacatgcgttccccatcctgattctcactccccatcccatccctgagggtcatcccagtgcacca includes these proteins:
- the LOC133243879 gene encoding testis-specific Y-encoded protein 3-like isoform X2, which encodes MESETGPEEGGSTPGSWILVVSPGLHEGGALGPTSSVWAAEAMQAAGGAPGEEAALFWVEAVEEGAAVEEGEVAGLGQEFQLLVLDVMEEVEVVAYEEQEQVSSEEHVHDHPRPGALSDRPALEALAALQLELEPVNKKAQRAHARLKHKTSQRRKVHLEHRSAIIQGIRGFWVEVVSLGVVLVEEFRHPTRHCKITLSFRRNRYFQNEVIVKEYLMKVTGYHASRSTPVQWHQGFEQKAYRRRHHDSSVNFFNWFFDHNFTGSDWIAEIIIRDLWPNPLQYYVRRKAAPRKVPGEREEPDPPSF
- the LOC133243879 gene encoding testis-specific Y-encoded protein 3-like isoform X1, with the translated sequence MESETGPEEGGSTPGSWILVVSPGLHEGGALGPTSSVWAAEAMQAAGGAPGEEAALFWVEAVEEGAAVEEGEVAGLGQEFQLLVLDVMEEVEVVAYEEQEQVSSEEHVHDHPRPGALSDRPALEALAALQLELEPVNKKAQRAHARLKHKTSQRRKVHLEHRSAIIQGIRGFWVEVFMNHPQMSVLMSKQDADMLHFMTNLEVEEFRHPTRHCKITLSFRRNRYFQNEVIVKEYLMKVTGYHASRSTPVQWHQGFEQKAYRRRHHDSSVNFFNWFFDHNFTGSDWIAEIIIRDLWPNPLQYYVRRKAAPRKVPGEREEPDPPSF